From Mycolicibacterium cosmeticum, a single genomic window includes:
- the dut gene encoding dUTP diphosphatase, translating to MPTSLAVVRLDRELPMPSRAHDGDAGVDLFSAVDLELAPGHRALVPTGIAVAIPHGMVGLVHPRSGLATRVGLSIVNSPGTVDAGYRGEIKVTLINLDPEQPIVIRRGDRIAQLLVQRVELPELVEVSSFDEAGLADTSRGDGGHGSSGGHASL from the coding sequence GTGCCCACTTCTCTGGCGGTCGTGCGTCTGGACCGCGAACTACCGATGCCCAGCCGGGCCCACGACGGCGATGCGGGTGTGGACCTGTTCAGCGCCGTCGACCTGGAACTGGCTCCCGGCCACCGCGCCCTGGTGCCGACCGGGATCGCCGTCGCCATCCCGCACGGGATGGTCGGATTGGTGCATCCCCGTTCGGGTTTGGCTACGCGCGTGGGCCTTTCGATCGTGAACAGTCCCGGCACGGTCGATGCCGGGTACCGTGGGGAGATCAAGGTGACGCTCATCAATCTCGACCCGGAGCAGCCGATCGTGATCCGGCGCGGTGACCGCATCGCCCAACTGCTGGTGCAGCGGGTCGAACTTCCCGAGCTGGTCGAGGTGTCGTCGTTCGACGAGGCCGGGCTGGCTGACACCTCTCGTGGCGATGGTGGCCACGGTTCTTCCGGCGGACATGCGAGTTTGTGA